A region of the Candidatus Zixiibacteriota bacterium genome:
CTATACAGGGGACGCCAACGGCGTTGAACGAGGTATGATCGTCGTAAACGGACTCGCTCACACTGTCCATGAAAGTTTTTATTCCCTGTTCGTCGGCGATCTCCCAGATCATATCGTTCAGTTGCTTGCAATAGGTCTCTGAGAAACCCTCACGCGGGATGGACTGGTCGGCATCGCCGATCATATCAACCACGATCCCGAAACGATAGCGTCCCCGGATGCCCTGTCGGGCGAATTCCTTCGATCCCAGCATGTAGTAATCCAGATGTCCGGGGCGTCCCCAGTCTTCACCGTCAACCAGGATCAAATCAACCGCTGCCGGCGGCGGGGCGTCCGATAGAGCATTGGCCAGTTCCATAAGTACGGCCACACCGGAAGCACCGTCATTGGCGCCGTCAATCGGTTGCATGCGGCGACTGCTGTCGGTGGCGTATTCGGCAATGGGGCGGGTGTCCCAATGAGCCAACAGAGCGATCCGGCCTCGATCGGAATCGGTTCCCGGGACTGACACGATAAGGTTGACCAGAGGAATGTCATGGCCCGAATAAGGATCTCTGAAGTAGAAGGACTGTGAGTCCACGGACAAATTAAGACTGTCGAAGAAATCGACGAAGTATTCTCGACAAACGCGCCAGGGTTCCGAACCGGGCACGCGTGGTCCAAAAGCAACCTGTTGTTCGAGATAAGTAAATGCTCGTGTCCCGTTAAAAACGGGCACCGGCCCACTGTCCCCGGTACAGGCGAACATGATTATCGCCAATAAAAGACATGAAATAACAAATACATTTCTCATAAGGTCAATCTCTCGGAATACCGCAAACAAGTCAATTGAAAATAACCTGCAGGTAAAGGCAGCCTCTCCTTAAAGGTCAATGGAAATACCGTTAAGGTCAAGTCACGGAAACCATTTTGATGGACTGATAGAGAATAGCAGATATGAGCTTAGAAGCGTAACTCCGCCCAAAGCTGTAGTTCACGTACGTGACTCTTACGATGACTGGTAGCATCGTTCGAATCCTGCCAGCGCATCGTGAGGCCGCCGTTTACCTGCTGACTGAAGGAGTATTTGGCTGAAGCGGACCAGGTCATATCGGATTTGTCGCTTGACGGCGCCCATTTGCCCGTGCTTTGAGTATACGTTTCAGACAGAGACGAATTAAATGTGGCGCGAAGCTGGATTGACATCTGCGAGTTGAACTTCATTTTACCGAATAGCGGAATCCCGATCCCCCCGGGTGCCGAGAAAGAATAACTGGTTGAGAAATCAAGCGACTTCTTTGAAGATTTGGTTATCTTTTCAGACTTACCCGAGGCCAGGTTGAAGTTCTCGTTGCGATCTCTGGTCAGAGTGTATTTAGTCGTCAGGGTCAATTTCCGGAACACCTTGAAATTGAACGAAATCAAAGGGCTGTAGCTGATCGACTCGCTCGTGGAGGTAGTGTGTCCGGCGTCGAGGTCGATAGTTTCTCGCGTTGAGCGACTATAGCCGGTCCGGGGATCGAATACCTCAATGAGTTTATTTACAACTCCTCTTATGATCGGCAGTTTCTCGAAACGAGCGATACGGATGGTTAAAGTCGGCCATTTCGTACTAATCTTCTCGTAACGGCTGGAGGTCGTGATCAGATCACGCGTAACAGAACGGGAGTATTTAGCGTCTACGGACAATCCACCCAGGAAGGTGAAGCCGCTCCCCAGATTAGAAGTTTCGCCTTCGGAAGCACTCGGCGAGCGAGTTGCCGTAACGGTATCGACATCAGGATAGTCTTCAAGTCCGAAACGATGCGCCCAACTCGGTCGCGTGACCATACCGGGAAGCTGATTGCTGAAGTTTTCAGAATAACCGTAAGTCGGGGCTTTGATCCAACCGGTCAGGAAACGTAGTACGGACAGCGCCGGATCGTAAAATGGCTTTCCGCTCTCTTCCTGTTGTTTTTCCGAACCGGACCGGGTACTGGCACGTCGACCGCGGAAACGGCGCTGTCCACCGGAGGAATTCCCCCCGAACAACTTAATGTGATCAAAAGTACCGGTAACACCCATGTCACGAGAGAGCTTACCTAAGAGCGACTCCGAAGATTTATCATACGTGTCGCTGTAGTTGGCTTTGTAACTAAAGCTCGTGGAAAGGAATTCGAACAGTTTCGGATCATAGGTGGCGCTGAACGCCTGAGTATAACTGGTTTCGAGACCGAGTTTGAGATTCTTGAGACTCCAGTTCACCAGGCTGAGGTCGCTCAGATCTCGCTTCGTCGTATAACGATAGGTGGTTTTAAAATTCTGGAATAAGTTATAACTTATGTCCATCGACCCAACCAGGTCTCGTTTTAGCGATGAACGCCGGTTATAATTGACATCGTCCGAGATACTGGCATTCCGAGTATATGTGGCCGAAAGACTCCAGCGAGTCGGATAAAGTCCCAATTCGGTCTCTGAAACCCGCCGGGCTATCGGAATCCATTTGGTCCAGAAGAAAATCGACAAAGTCGGGGGCGTCTTCATGGACAAATCAAATCCGGATTTCACCGAGATGTTTTCACCGAAAGAGTAGGGTGCGGTCGGTGATGTCGAAAGCGTTCGCCGGTATGAAACGCTAAGGTCCTGTCGATTCAGAAACAGGATAAACAGCAGGTTTTTGCCCTTGTAGGCGAATTTTTCGGAAATCGTGAAATTCCGCGTCTCCGAGACAGATTTCTCCTGCTCACGTATCTCATCCGGCAACACGATATCAGACGACGTTCTTAGCAGCGGGATCGTAGTTGACTTGCTGTAGCTGTATGAAATGGGGATGTTGGCGCCCCAGAACTTAGGCATGAAACGGTCGACGTTAAAAGTCACATTCCAGTTGTACGATGTCTGGGTTTTACCGCTCCCAAGATTGTTGCCGCTACCGCCACGAGTCGCCGTCGAAACCGAACGGAAATAAGGGTCCTGCGTCTGATAGCCAAAACGATAAGTGAACAGGTCAGCTAAATTGCCGTTAACCGAAATACGCGCGGCGGTACCGACATCGTTGCGCACATCGGTTACACGCAATTCATCGACCCAGATATTTCCGGTTGCCCCTCCAACCGTGTCGGCCAAGTTGCGATTAGCGACACCGATAACGAAATACTTGATTTCGCTCAAATTGGGATAACCCAATACGCGATAGTTGCCGCTTTCCCCGTCGATTTCAGTCTCATCATCGGGCAGGTTGCGAATCAACGAGTCCTTCACCGCCGTCAATTCGTTGAAATCGATATCGATATCGTTGCGGCTGTCCCAGCCGGGGTAAACTGATTTACGGACCTCATAGAAATTGGCCGAATCCTGCCCGATCCGCATGAACAAACCTACCTGCTGATCTCCGTTGGGATCCGTGATAATACCATCGCCGCCGTGAACGTACATCTCCATGTGGCGGTAACCGGAATAAGTCTCGACCTCCGACAGCACTTTCGTAGCCAGACAGGTATCGAAGAAATTCAGATTCTCAAAATGCAATAAAAGTCCGCGTTGCGCTTCCGTCAGACCGGTGCTGGGATCCGTGTATGCCTCCACTTCGGGTGGCGGCGTATACGTACCGTCTTCCTCGCTGACCGATGCCACAACGAATCTTGTCTTATCATCATCAGCAAGATCACGACTGCGATCGTGGACATCGACCGAGTCCGCCCAATTGGACTGAACGAAATACCAGCCGGCGACCTCGATCGTATCCGGAATGAGGCTGTAGGTAGTATCCTCGAACCAGACTCTCACGTGAGTTATATTGGCCCAATTGGGGTCGGTACTGCCGTCGCTGACTTCCTGATCGAGAATGGTCGTGTCGCGAATCGGAATACGATAAGTCCGCCAGGGATTATCGGCGCCTCCTTTTTCGGAGCCCTCGACAAGGAATTCGGCATCATCGTCCAGATCGATCACGAAGGAGAAATAGGCGTTGGTCCAGTTGAACCCCGAGACCGAGGATAGTTGTTCCTCGTCGGGACGGCCCTGTACTGAGGGATCGTTCATGTTACCTTCGGTACCGTTGATCCATTCGTAGCGGATCGATTCATCGTCCCAATTGATTAGATTGCACTCATTGCTCGGAAGCGGGCATTTGCCGTCACCCTCGAAATACCAGTTATCACCGTTGGGGTCGACATTCACCCCCGGGATGTAGTTCGGTTCCTGATAATCGAACAGGGTATCCAGACCGCGGTCTTCCTCCGTTTCCAGAGAGCTGTTCTCCAGCACCATATCCTCGGTGTTCTGGGCGCCGTCGCTGTTGGCGTCTTCAGAGATACGTCCGAAATCGAAATGCAACTTACCGCGTTTCGAACCTCGCATACGGATTTCAAAAAGCTGCACGCGGTCTTCATCGACGCCGGAGAAACGCCGCATGATACCGCCCCAGCTATGGTATTGACCGGCCAACGTATCGAGCACCAGCGCCGTGGTGTCCTCGTTGACACTAACCGCAACACTATCGTGTCGAGGTCGGAAGATAAACTTCATGGTACGCAGGGAGCCTTCGCCGCGTCCGATATCGACATCATAAACATCCTGGGTCAAAACGGCGTCGCGCGGCTGGAACCAAAGCACCTTACCCCGCAGGTAATTGCCGACATCGATATGTTCCGGAGGGGAGGCCAACTGCCATGAAGTACGGCTGACACCCAGCGACAACTGCTCCAGGGCGGATTCGAAATCATCCACATAAGCCACTCCGTCCACGTTGGGATTCGGGTGTGACTGAGCGACTTCTCCGGAAATAGTGATACCCGAGGCCTGTTTCGTATTCAATAGCGGCAGGGCATCCACAAAAGAAGTAAGGAAGTTCGGTCTCAATTTAAGCGTGGCATCGACATCGTATACCAACATTTTTGAGGTCTCTTCACCGACTCGAGGCTTACGCTCCTGAGCCTGGTCGGATTTGTACAAGACCGTGCTGCCGAAAGACAGGTCCTTGCTCCATTCATATTCAGCTCTGGCTCCAAACAGAGTTTTCTTTTGCAAACTCAGGAACGGCGCATATTCGTAATCGATGCTGATGTCGGCGTTAGGATCAAGGGCTTCTTCGGATTTAAGGGTCACGCGTCCGAAATTATAATCGATGTCGTAGTCCGTTCCGCGAGTAAGCGTATGACCGTTTACAGTAATGCGCTCTGATCCATCGATAATGTTCGGCTTATCGAGTGAGATTACACTCGAACGGTCTTTGGAGATAATTCGAATGAAATAGCGGCTGGCCTCTTGTTGAGAGGTAGTCGAGTAATAGCTGTAAATATCAGGGACTAGCTCATCGAGTTTCTGAGTGACACGTCCAAGGCTGTCGGAAAACGTACGTGTAGAATTAAAGGGTTCTCGTTCGGGGAAGATGATCAACCCCCACTCCGGACGGAATATCTCCACACGATCGTCAATAACTCCATCCGGGATCTTACCACTCGTCGTATTGTACTGGTCCAGTCCCAGAATTTCCAGATAACTCTGGGTTTGGTTGCTCTGTTCCTGGTAATCCTTGATACTGGTCGTCTTCTCGGTTCCGGCATTGCCCTTGTAAATCGTAACCGTGAGACCGTCAATCGAAGCTCCGCGGGTGATATCGTAGCAGTTCCGCCACATCAATTGCCAGGTCTGATTATCGGGATCCTGGTTGTAGGGACGAATCAATTTAAGGCGATACGGTTCGGCGACAATCGATCCCAGCGTATCGATCGTGCCGTTCACCCGCTTGACGACCATCCAGACACCAAACGCTTTATAGGCACGAGTAGTGGTAAAAACCATGTAATGCAATCCCCGCTTGGTATCGTTGAAGAAAGTATAGCGGGTGGGATCAACCTCTTTAACACGGATAGAAGTCATCCGTTCTGCCGTAAACTTGGTGGTATCGTTGGGATACACGTACATATCGGCATTGTATGCTTCCAGGTTGTCGTCGTCGGTTTCCTGTTCGAACACGAATAGATTGGTGACGACATCGGCCGAGTCCAATTCCCCTTCGAGGCCAAGATCAAAAATCCTATCCACCGCGTATTCGTAATCACGGACATCGTCCGCCGATTCCTCACCCGTCGGCGAGAATGTGGCCTGGTCGGAAGTACCCTTCTCCTGAGAAGCAATAGCCGTGAGGCTCAGATTGCCGATCTGCGCCTCGGTCTTGATACCGAAAAGACCGGTAATTCGTGAGGAATAACCGACGAACTGGGTGTTGGGAAGATTCAGGTTGGTGTTACCGGCCTCAATGGTCTTGAGAATATCGTCCTCGTCTCCCTTGTAACGAATCTGTATTCGATTCTCCAGGGGGATATCGGTCTGGCTGTCCTGAGAAACCTTAACCGATATCTTGGAACCGATAGTTCCGGTGATATCGAACCGCGATATCTGCTCCATGTTGAGCGAGGGGAACTTGCTCTGGCTGTAAGTATCGCTCTCGGAAGCATCCGTCCATTGCGAACGGCCGGAGAAGGTGATGCGTCGATAGCCGGAAACCGTCAGGCCGGCGCCGCCCTCTCCGAAGATAGCGTCCAGGCGCTTCGGCAGTGCGACCTTGATTCCCAGTCCGCGATCTTCTTTGCGGCGGCCTGAGTCGGTCATCGCCCTTTTGGAAACGCTTCTTCTGCTGTCACTAAGACTCTTATCGAGACGATAGTGCATGTATTCATCGGCATCAACCGAGACTGGGATGAGATCCTTGGAGTCTCTCCCTATCCGGGCATACTGCTGCACGAATGTCAAACTATGATCGGCGAAACTGGCTCGGTTCAGCTTCGGCTCATAAGGGCGTTCCCCGATCACCTCGGGATTAGGTTTAGCTCCGAGAGCAATCGAGAAATCTTCATTACTGGACTGATAAGGAGTAATGTAAGAAGGCGGCCAGTCAAGGGTAGCCTCAAAACGACCAAAACCGTGGGCCGGGCATACTAAAAGGACCAGTGCACCCGTCACGGCAACGGCAAAAGCAGCAAGATGTTGGAGCGTACTTCTCAACGTCGGTAAAACACCGCAATTCAACTCAGTTTTTTATCAACAGTCGATAGAAGTCCTCCTTAAGGTTGGAATGATCCTAGACGTATTATTTCTTCCTCTAAGGTTATACCAAACTTATCGAGAACTTTCTTCCTTAAAATATCGGCTAAATCGGAGATATCCTTCGAGGAAGCGTTCCCGGTATTCAGAATAACATTAGCATGTTTTTCGTATACAATTGCGCCGCCGACCTTGAGGCCCTTGGCGCCCACTTCTTCCAACAGCTTTCCGGCCGGAAGTTTACCGTAAGGCTGGCTTTCGTCCGGTATATTTTTGAAGAAACAGCCGGCGCAAAGCCCATCGGGTGGAAACTTAACTTCTCGGATTTTCCAAATCCGGTCGACTTCCGCCTGAATCACTTCACGCTTGCCCGGTTTCAGCTTAAACCGAG
Encoded here:
- a CDS encoding M28 family peptidase is translated as MRNVFVISCLLLAIIMFACTGDSGPVPVFNGTRAFTYLEQQVAFGPRVPGSEPWRVCREYFVDFFDSLNLSVDSQSFYFRDPYSGHDIPLVNLIVSVPGTDSDRGRIALLAHWDTRPIAEYATDSSRRMQPIDGANDGASGVAVLMELANALSDAPPPAAVDLILVDGEDWGRPGHLDYYMLGSKEFARQGIRGRYRFGIVVDMIGDADQSIPREGFSETYCKQLNDMIWEIADEQGIKTFMDSVSESVYDDHTSFNAVGVPCIDLIDFDYPYWHTEFDTPDKCSSKALENVGRVLMEVIYRPNLWPKLK
- the sprA gene encoding cell surface protein SprA, with amino-acid sequence MRSTLQHLAAFAVAVTGALVLLVCPAHGFGRFEATLDWPPSYITPYQSSNEDFSIALGAKPNPEVIGERPYEPKLNRASFADHSLTFVQQYARIGRDSKDLIPVSVDADEYMHYRLDKSLSDSRRSVSKRAMTDSGRRKEDRGLGIKVALPKRLDAIFGEGGAGLTVSGYRRITFSGRSQWTDASESDTYSQSKFPSLNMEQISRFDITGTIGSKISVKVSQDSQTDIPLENRIQIRYKGDEDDILKTIEAGNTNLNLPNTQFVGYSSRITGLFGIKTEAQIGNLSLTAIASQEKGTSDQATFSPTGEESADDVRDYEYAVDRIFDLGLEGELDSADVVTNLFVFEQETDDDNLEAYNADMYVYPNDTTKFTAERMTSIRVKEVDPTRYTFFNDTKRGLHYMVFTTTRAYKAFGVWMVVKRVNGTIDTLGSIVAEPYRLKLIRPYNQDPDNQTWQLMWRNCYDITRGASIDGLTVTIYKGNAGTEKTTSIKDYQEQSNQTQSYLEILGLDQYNTTSGKIPDGVIDDRVEIFRPEWGLIIFPEREPFNSTRTFSDSLGRVTQKLDELVPDIYSYYSTTSQQEASRYFIRIISKDRSSVISLDKPNIIDGSERITVNGHTLTRGTDYDIDYNFGRVTLKSEEALDPNADISIDYEYAPFLSLQKKTLFGARAEYEWSKDLSFGSTVLYKSDQAQERKPRVGEETSKMLVYDVDATLKLRPNFLTSFVDALPLLNTKQASGITISGEVAQSHPNPNVDGVAYVDDFESALEQLSLGVSRTSWQLASPPEHIDVGNYLRGKVLWFQPRDAVLTQDVYDVDIGRGEGSLRTMKFIFRPRHDSVAVSVNEDTTALVLDTLAGQYHSWGGIMRRFSGVDEDRVQLFEIRMRGSKRGKLHFDFGRISEDANSDGAQNTEDMVLENSSLETEEDRGLDTLFDYQEPNYIPGVNVDPNGDNWYFEGDGKCPLPSNECNLINWDDESIRYEWINGTEGNMNDPSVQGRPDEEQLSSVSGFNWTNAYFSFVIDLDDDAEFLVEGSEKGGADNPWRTYRIPIRDTTILDQEVSDGSTDPNWANITHVRVWFEDTTYSLIPDTIEVAGWYFVQSNWADSVDVHDRSRDLADDDKTRFVVASVSEEDGTYTPPPEVEAYTDPSTGLTEAQRGLLLHFENLNFFDTCLATKVLSEVETYSGYRHMEMYVHGGDGIITDPNGDQQVGLFMRIGQDSANFYEVRKSVYPGWDSRNDIDIDFNELTAVKDSLIRNLPDDETEIDGESGNYRVLGYPNLSEIKYFVIGVANRNLADTVGGATGNIWVDELRVTDVRNDVGTAARISVNGNLADLFTYRFGYQTQDPYFRSVSTATRGGSGNNLGSGKTQTSYNWNVTFNVDRFMPKFWGANIPISYSYSKSTTIPLLRTSSDIVLPDEIREQEKSVSETRNFTISEKFAYKGKNLLFILFLNRQDLSVSYRRTLSTSPTAPYSFGENISVKSGFDLSMKTPPTLSIFFWTKWIPIARRVSETELGLYPTRWSLSATYTRNASISDDVNYNRRSSLKRDLVGSMDISYNLFQNFKTTYRYTTKRDLSDLSLVNWSLKNLKLGLETSYTQAFSATYDPKLFEFLSTSFSYKANYSDTYDKSSESLLGKLSRDMGVTGTFDHIKLFGGNSSGGQRRFRGRRASTRSGSEKQQEESGKPFYDPALSVLRFLTGWIKAPTYGYSENFSNQLPGMVTRPSWAHRFGLEDYPDVDTVTATRSPSASEGETSNLGSGFTFLGGLSVDAKYSRSVTRDLITTSSRYEKISTKWPTLTIRIARFEKLPIIRGVVNKLIEVFDPRTGYSRSTRETIDLDAGHTTSTSESISYSPLISFNFKVFRKLTLTTKYTLTRDRNENFNLASGKSEKITKSSKKSLDFSTSYSFSAPGGIGIPLFGKMKFNSQMSIQLRATFNSSLSETYTQSTGKWAPSSDKSDMTWSASAKYSFSQQVNGGLTMRWQDSNDATSHRKSHVRELQLWAELRF